In one window of Anthonomus grandis grandis chromosome 11, icAntGran1.3, whole genome shotgun sequence DNA:
- the LOC126742522 gene encoding protamine — protein MKCNKLGKLGFHKQITEKMTKARSKSRADTRSESLPALKRDGKSSLGQRTGRITRNPFLNFLRDMRKNAQGMSPMELSMKGAEIWRGMTKSQKEPYCQLARQAARRRRRRSRRRRRHRRRSRTVSSERDDEAPRSIGEVKFTEARRRRRRSKSRRSRRRRRRR, from the coding sequence ATGAAATGTAATAAACTCGGAAAACTGGGGTTTCACAAGCAGATCACTGAGAAGATGACCAAGGCGCGTTCGAAGAGCCGCGCGGATACTCGTAGCGAGAGTCTACCCGCGCTGAAACGCGATGGCAAGAGTTCTTTGGGGCAAAGAACGGGTCGGATCACCAGAAACCCGTTCTTAAACTTTTTGAGGGACATGCGAAAAAATGCACAAGGTATGAGCCCCATGGAACTCTCGATGAAAGGGGCGGAGATATGGCGTGGCATGACCAAAAGCCAGAAGGAACCCTACTGTCAGTTGGCGCGTCAAGCTGCTAGAAGGAGACGTAGACGCTCGAGGAGGCGCAGGCGTCATCGTCGTCGTAGTCGTACTGTGTCTTCTGAGCGAGACGACGAGGCTCCAAGGAGTATCGGAGAGGTAAAGTTCACGGAAGCGAGGAGACGCCGTAGGAGATCCAAGAGCCGCAGGTctaggaggaggaggaggaggcgTTAG